A DNA window from Robbsia sp. KACC 23696 contains the following coding sequences:
- a CDS encoding branched-chain amino acid ABC transporter substrate-binding protein: MEARDWMDRSQSTNVATRHAGMKQRARKTLIAALMATVGATMLPLAAHAQSTETVKIGYNGPLTGPLANYGKDQEQGAQLALDEANAQHLVIGGKTIKFELLAQDDQGDPRVAVQGANRLVDQKVVAVVGHYGSGPTIAASSYYDKAGIPEIVPSASNPGISKHGYKLLYRPYGTDNTVATAASDYAVKELHLKRITVVDDRTAYGQGLADEFEKAVKADGGTMVAHEYIGDQDVDFRAVLTSMKGKRADLIFFAGLAPQGSMFVKQARQLGYKGTLMAGASFANAKFLGLAGDAAEGMYAFEQGAQLNKTPEGQKFLAAFRAKYNGDSVGYAVFAYQSTWVAIEGMKAANSTDPKVFGPAIAKLSFDSVLGHITFNQYGDLQHAKTTLYKVEGGKWVAVKTVTSEE, from the coding sequence ATGGAAGCACGGGATTGGATGGATCGTAGTCAGTCGACGAATGTGGCGACGCGCCACGCAGGCATGAAACAACGGGCGCGTAAGACCTTGATCGCCGCGCTGATGGCGACCGTGGGTGCGACGATGCTGCCCCTGGCCGCGCACGCGCAAAGTACCGAAACCGTGAAGATCGGGTACAACGGGCCGTTGACGGGGCCGCTGGCCAACTACGGCAAGGATCAGGAGCAGGGCGCGCAGTTGGCGCTCGACGAAGCGAATGCGCAACATCTGGTCATCGGCGGTAAGACGATCAAGTTCGAATTGCTGGCGCAGGACGATCAAGGCGATCCGCGGGTTGCCGTGCAAGGGGCGAATCGCCTGGTGGACCAGAAGGTCGTCGCTGTCGTGGGCCACTACGGTTCGGGGCCGACGATCGCTGCATCGTCCTACTACGATAAGGCCGGCATTCCGGAAATCGTGCCGTCGGCATCCAATCCCGGCATCTCGAAGCACGGTTATAAACTGCTCTATCGTCCATACGGCACCGATAACACCGTGGCAACGGCAGCGTCCGATTACGCGGTGAAGGAATTGCATCTGAAGCGCATCACCGTCGTCGATGACCGTACCGCCTACGGTCAAGGCCTCGCGGACGAGTTCGAGAAGGCGGTCAAGGCCGATGGCGGCACGATGGTCGCGCATGAATATATCGGCGACCAGGATGTCGACTTCCGCGCCGTCTTGACGTCGATGAAAGGCAAGCGTGCCGATTTGATCTTCTTCGCGGGTCTGGCGCCGCAGGGCTCGATGTTCGTCAAGCAAGCCCGCCAATTGGGGTATAAGGGCACGTTGATGGCAGGCGCAAGCTTTGCCAATGCGAAGTTCCTCGGTCTGGCCGGCGATGCCGCCGAAGGCATGTATGCCTTCGAACAAGGGGCGCAGCTCAATAAAACGCCGGAAGGGCAAAAGTTCCTGGCGGCCTTCCGCGCGAAGTACAACGGTGACTCGGTGGGCTATGCCGTATTCGCTTATCAATCGACATGGGTTGCGATCGAAGGGATGAAGGCGGCGAACTCGACGGATCCGAAGGTATTCGGACCGGCCATCGCGAAACTCTCCTTCGATAGCGTCCTGGGCCACATCACGTTCAATCAGTACGGTGACTTGCAGCACGCGAAGACCACGCTGTACAAGGTCGAAGGCGGCAAGTGGGTCGCGGTGAAGACCGTCACCTCGGAAGAGTGA
- a CDS encoding DUF3820 family protein has translation MEPEDLQRLTTMRMPFGKYKDRVLADLPGAYLAWFAREGFPPGQIGHLLALMHEIDHNNLRALLQPLRR, from the coding sequence ATGGAACCAGAAGATCTGCAACGTCTGACGACGATGCGCATGCCGTTTGGCAAATACAAGGATCGCGTGTTGGCCGATCTGCCGGGAGCCTATCTGGCATGGTTTGCCCGTGAGGGTTTCCCGCCGGGGCAGATCGGCCATCTGCTGGCCTTGATGCACGAGATCGATCACAACAATCTGCGTGCGCTGTTGCAGCCCTTACGTCGCTGA
- the ureG gene encoding urease accessory protein UreG, translating to MTTSSSAIAATRTKKLPPLRVGIGGPVGSGKTTLVEMLCKAMRERYDLVVITNDIYTKEDQRLLTVAGALPAERIMGVETGGCPHTAIREDASINLEAVDRMLTRFPDADIVFIESGGDNLAATFSPELSDLTIYVIDVAGGEKIPRKGGPGITKSDLLVINKTDLAPMVGASLDVMASDAAKMRGVRPFVMCNTKAGAGLDEVIRFIERKGLLQD from the coding sequence ATGACGACCTCCTCCTCTGCTATTGCCGCCACTCGTACGAAAAAGTTGCCGCCGTTACGCGTCGGCATCGGTGGCCCGGTGGGCTCCGGCAAGACCACTTTGGTCGAAATGCTGTGCAAGGCCATGCGTGAACGCTATGACCTCGTGGTGATTACGAACGATATCTATACGAAGGAAGACCAACGCCTGCTGACGGTCGCGGGCGCGTTGCCCGCCGAGCGGATCATGGGCGTGGAAACCGGCGGCTGCCCGCATACGGCGATTCGCGAAGATGCGTCGATCAATCTCGAAGCGGTGGATCGGATGCTGACCCGTTTTCCCGATGCGGACATCGTCTTCATCGAGTCCGGCGGTGACAATCTGGCGGCAACCTTCAGCCCGGAACTATCGGATCTGACGATCTATGTAATCGACGTCGCCGGTGGCGAAAAGATCCCGCGCAAGGGCGGCCCCGGCATCACGAAGTCGGACTTGCTGGTGATCAACAAGACGGACCTGGCTCCGATGGTCGGGGCGTCGCTGGACGTGATGGCCAGCGATGCGGCAAAGATGCGTGGCGTACGCCCCTTCGTGATGTGCAATACGAAAGCCGGCGCGGGGCTGGACGAGGTGATTCGTTTTATCGAGCGCAAGGGCCTGCTGCAGGATTGA
- a CDS encoding alpha-hydroxy acid oxidase: MKQIAVDSETSDPQVPAVVEEGGDKARAAGRPRARSGAKARAAAVNEPVVDTVTRPLFVSSDLSGVPGAASAGSPDGATPESTPAPDRIPSRAAGFPHILSLDDFEAAARRHLPRPIFGYVHGAVEDNVSVRANRESFQRYRFIPKTLVDVSRRSMRTTLLGATYDAPFGIAPMGISALSAYRGDEVLALAAADTGIPMIMSGSSLIRMEDVAAVNPDAWFQAYLPGEQQKIDALIDRIAAAGFKRLVITVDTPVSANRENNVRTGFSTPLRPSLRLAIDGITHPRWLFGTFLKTIAKHGMPHFENNYATRGAPIMSKSVLRDFADRGHLNWAHIEKIRQRWQGMLVIKGILDVDDARTARAIGADGIIVSNHGGRQLDGTVAPLTVLPAIVEALPDYPVMLDSGIRRGTDVLKALALGASFVFVGRPFNYAASIGGRDGVLHAIDLLRQEVSRDMGMLGVTSIAGISRDRLVSI, translated from the coding sequence ATGAAGCAAATCGCCGTAGACTCCGAGACATCCGATCCGCAGGTCCCTGCCGTTGTGGAAGAGGGCGGCGACAAGGCCCGCGCAGCAGGCAGGCCGCGCGCCCGATCGGGCGCAAAAGCGCGCGCCGCCGCGGTGAACGAGCCAGTGGTCGACACGGTGACGCGTCCACTCTTCGTCTCGTCGGATCTGTCCGGCGTGCCGGGTGCAGCGTCGGCGGGCTCGCCTGACGGTGCGACGCCCGAATCGACGCCCGCGCCGGACCGCATCCCGTCCCGCGCGGCCGGGTTTCCGCATATCCTCAGCCTCGATGATTTCGAGGCCGCCGCACGGCGCCACCTGCCGCGTCCGATCTTCGGCTATGTGCACGGCGCGGTCGAGGACAACGTGTCGGTCCGCGCCAATCGCGAGTCGTTTCAGCGCTACCGTTTCATTCCCAAGACGCTGGTGGACGTGTCGCGTCGTTCGATGCGCACGACGCTATTGGGGGCGACATACGACGCGCCGTTCGGCATCGCGCCGATGGGGATATCCGCCTTGTCCGCGTATCGGGGCGACGAAGTGCTGGCATTGGCTGCGGCCGATACCGGCATTCCGATGATCATGAGCGGATCCTCTTTGATCCGCATGGAGGACGTGGCGGCCGTCAATCCCGATGCCTGGTTTCAGGCCTATCTGCCGGGCGAGCAGCAGAAGATCGATGCTCTGATCGACCGCATCGCGGCGGCGGGGTTCAAGCGCTTGGTCATCACCGTCGATACGCCGGTGTCGGCGAATCGCGAGAACAATGTGCGAACGGGTTTTTCGACGCCGTTGCGGCCATCGCTACGGCTGGCCATCGATGGCATCACCCACCCGCGCTGGCTGTTCGGGACTTTCCTGAAGACGATCGCCAAGCATGGCATGCCCCACTTCGAGAACAACTACGCGACCCGTGGCGCGCCCATCATGTCGAAGTCCGTGCTGCGCGATTTCGCAGACCGCGGTCATTTGAACTGGGCGCACATCGAGAAGATCCGTCAACGCTGGCAGGGTATGCTGGTGATCAAGGGCATCCTCGATGTCGACGACGCCCGGACCGCACGCGCCATCGGTGCCGACGGCATCATCGTCTCGAACCACGGCGGGCGGCAGTTGGATGGCACGGTAGCGCCGCTGACGGTATTGCCTGCGATTGTCGAAGCCTTGCCGGATTACCCAGTGATGCTCGATAGCGGTATCCGACGCGGTACCGATGTGTTGAAGGCGCTCGCCTTGGGCGCCAGTTTCGTCTTCGTCGGCCGACCGTTCAATTATGCCGCGTCGATCGGCGGTCGTGACGGCGTGCTGCATGCCATCGATCTGTTGCGCCAGGAGGTGTCCCGCGACATGGGGATGCTCGGCGTGACGTCGATCGCCGGGATCTCCCGGGATCGTCTGGTCAGTATCTGA
- a CDS encoding YncE family protein: MTALAMSLTLVSAAYAAPASDGAATAPTAARNGAPSPIHSVAGMMPVTDPNNLYSDTTPSDMSPAVKGALPRVYVPNLRSDDVYVIDPATYRVVDKFKVGRSPQHVVPGYDLKTLWVANNAEGHNDGSLTPIDPLTGKPGASIPVDDPYNMYFTPDGKQAIVVAEAHARLDFRDAHTMALQQSLDVPVCKGINHADFSIDGRYALFTCEFGGKLAKIDMVDRKVVGYLELNKGGMPQDIRVSPDGRVFYVADMMADGVFVVDGDALKKIGFIATGIGTHGLYPSRDGKFLYVANRGSHRVHGPRRGPGSVSVIDFATRQVVHTWPIAGGGSPDMGNVSADGKTLWLSGRFDDVVYAINTESGLSRSIKVGMEPHGLTVWPQPGRYSLGHTGNMR, encoded by the coding sequence ATGACCGCATTGGCGATGTCGTTGACGCTGGTGAGCGCGGCGTATGCCGCCCCCGCGAGTGACGGCGCCGCCACCGCGCCGACCGCCGCGCGAAACGGTGCGCCATCGCCCATCCACTCGGTAGCGGGCATGATGCCGGTCACCGATCCGAACAATCTCTACAGCGACACGACGCCCAGCGATATGAGCCCCGCCGTCAAGGGCGCGCTGCCGCGTGTGTATGTCCCGAACCTGCGATCCGACGATGTGTATGTGATCGATCCGGCGACGTATCGCGTCGTCGACAAGTTCAAGGTCGGCCGCAGCCCGCAGCACGTGGTTCCCGGCTATGACCTGAAGACGCTTTGGGTCGCGAACAATGCGGAAGGGCATAACGACGGCAGCTTGACGCCGATCGACCCGCTGACCGGCAAACCCGGCGCATCGATTCCGGTGGACGATCCCTACAATATGTATTTCACGCCGGACGGCAAGCAGGCGATTGTCGTGGCGGAAGCGCACGCGCGTCTGGACTTCCGTGATGCGCATACGATGGCGCTACAGCAAAGCCTGGACGTGCCGGTGTGCAAGGGCATCAACCACGCGGACTTCTCGATCGACGGCAGGTATGCGCTGTTCACCTGCGAATTCGGCGGCAAGCTGGCAAAGATCGACATGGTCGATCGCAAGGTCGTCGGCTATCTGGAATTGAATAAGGGCGGCATGCCGCAGGATATTCGCGTCTCGCCCGACGGTCGCGTGTTCTATGTCGCGGATATGATGGCGGACGGCGTGTTCGTCGTCGACGGCGATGCGTTGAAGAAAATCGGCTTCATTGCCACCGGCATCGGCACGCATGGACTGTATCCGAGCCGCGACGGCAAGTTCCTGTATGTGGCGAATCGCGGTTCGCATCGCGTGCACGGGCCGCGGCGCGGTCCGGGGAGCGTGTCGGTGATCGATTTCGCGACGCGCCAGGTCGTGCATACCTGGCCGATCGCTGGCGGCGGCAGTCCGGACATGGGGAATGTCAGCGCGGACGGCAAGACGCTCTGGCTGTCGGGTCGCTTCGACGACGTCGTCTATGCGATCAATACCGAGAGCGGCCTGTCGCGATCGATCAAGGTCGGAATGGAGCCGCATGGCCTGACCGTGTGGCCGCAGCCGGGCCGCTATTCGCTCGGCCATACCGGGAATATGCGCTGA
- a CDS encoding VOC family protein: MKTAFHLAYHVRDLDASRAFYGTLLGCTEGRSTDTWVDFDFFGHQISLHLGEPFPVTNTGRVGDHMVPMPHLGFVMEMADWKALAARLTEAKMDFVLAPQIRFAGEPGEQATMFFLDPCGNPIEVKGFTGMDNLFAK, from the coding sequence ATGAAGACCGCCTTCCACCTTGCCTATCACGTTCGCGACCTCGACGCGTCCCGCGCCTTCTATGGCACGCTTTTGGGTTGCACCGAAGGGCGAAGCACCGATACGTGGGTTGACTTCGATTTTTTCGGTCACCAGATCTCGTTGCACCTGGGCGAGCCCTTCCCGGTGACGAACACGGGCCGTGTGGGCGATCACATGGTGCCGATGCCGCATCTGGGCTTTGTGATGGAGATGGCCGACTGGAAAGCGCTGGCGGCCCGTTTGACCGAAGCGAAGATGGATTTCGTACTGGCGCCGCAGATCCGATTCGCCGGCGAGCCAGGCGAACAGGCGACGATGTTTTTCCTCGATCCGTGCGGTAATCCGATCGAGGTGAAGGGGTTCACGGGCATGGACAACCTGTTCGCCAAGTAA
- a CDS encoding response regulator, with protein MAESTDRFDASVRHALWSQRRLAIDPDRRVRVLVVDDNETAAEALSLALAEDDYETRYVFGGVSAIQLVSHWVPDIIILDINMPEYDGFETAHLLRCLVNTRNAGIIAFTALSAPDVARQGLPAGFDAYCQKGCTLDAITSLIDHLVVRQAR; from the coding sequence TTGGCAGAGTCGACCGACAGGTTCGATGCATCGGTGCGCCACGCGTTATGGAGCCAGCGCAGACTGGCGATCGATCCGGATCGGCGCGTGCGCGTCCTTGTGGTGGACGACAACGAAACCGCGGCGGAAGCCTTGTCGCTGGCGCTGGCCGAGGATGATTACGAGACGCGCTATGTGTTCGGCGGCGTCTCGGCCATCCAGTTGGTATCGCATTGGGTGCCGGACATCATCATTCTGGACATCAATATGCCGGAGTATGACGGGTTCGAGACGGCGCATCTGCTGCGCTGTCTGGTGAACACGCGCAACGCGGGCATTATCGCCTTCACCGCCTTGTCGGCGCCCGACGTCGCGCGACAGGGACTGCCGGCCGGCTTCGACGCCTACTGTCAGAAAGGTTGTACGCTGGATGCCATCACGAGCCTGATCGATCATCTCGTGGTGCGGCAGGCGCGATAA
- a CDS encoding SulP family inorganic anion transporter has protein sequence MNAVALRQNVLAGLTSSFALVPECIAFALVAHLNPLMGLYGAFIICTITALFGGRPAMISGAAGSMAVVIVALVVQHGVQYLLATVVLSGIVMVLFGALRLGKLIRMVPHPVMLGFVNGLAIIIAMAQLEHFKLTSPDGSTHWLQGGPLLMMLGLVALTMAVVYLLPRVTKAAPAALVAIIGVGLLTQLLHLPTRVLGDMAHIAGGLPAFHIPTAPLNGETLRIIAPYAVLMAMVGLLETLLTFNLTDDITQTSGQPNRECIALGAANIVSGLFGGMGGCAMIGQTVVNLSSGGRARLSGIVSGVMILLYILFLSPLIERIPMAALVGVMFVVAQQTFAWGSLRVLRKVPRNDALVIIAVTVITVFTDLAIAVVCGILIAALNFVWQHAHDIRVDVVDDVHDKTAHDDKTPHSADRKVYRPHGTLFFASTTQFLSLFDSANDPARVIVDCRDLRVTDHSAIAALESLIGRYAQAGKELTLQNLTPRCEHLLARAGVAVPQPAH, from the coding sequence ATGAATGCCGTCGCTTTACGCCAGAATGTTCTCGCTGGCCTGACCTCGTCGTTCGCGCTGGTGCCCGAATGCATCGCGTTCGCACTGGTCGCGCACCTGAACCCGTTGATGGGTCTCTACGGCGCCTTCATCATCTGCACGATCACGGCCCTGTTCGGCGGTCGTCCCGCGATGATTTCGGGCGCGGCCGGATCGATGGCGGTCGTGATCGTCGCCCTCGTGGTTCAGCACGGCGTGCAATACCTGCTTGCCACCGTCGTGCTGTCCGGCATCGTCATGGTACTGTTCGGCGCCTTGCGGCTGGGAAAGCTGATTCGCATGGTGCCGCATCCGGTGATGCTGGGCTTCGTCAACGGGCTCGCGATCATCATCGCCATGGCGCAGCTTGAACATTTCAAGCTGACGTCCCCCGACGGCAGCACGCACTGGCTGCAAGGCGGCCCGCTCCTGATGATGCTGGGCCTCGTGGCGCTGACGATGGCGGTCGTCTATCTGCTGCCGCGCGTGACGAAAGCAGCGCCGGCCGCGCTGGTCGCCATCATCGGCGTCGGCCTGCTGACGCAACTGCTGCATCTGCCCACTCGCGTGCTCGGCGACATGGCGCACATCGCGGGCGGCCTCCCGGCGTTTCATATTCCCACCGCCCCGCTGAATGGCGAGACGTTGCGGATCATCGCCCCATATGCGGTGCTGATGGCGATGGTCGGACTGCTGGAAACGCTGCTGACGTTCAATCTGACCGATGACATCACGCAGACCAGCGGGCAGCCGAATCGCGAGTGCATCGCGCTCGGCGCCGCGAATATCGTGTCGGGACTGTTCGGCGGCATGGGTGGCTGCGCGATGATCGGCCAGACCGTCGTCAACCTGTCGTCCGGCGGCCGTGCGCGGCTGTCCGGCATCGTCAGCGGCGTGATGATCCTACTATATATCCTGTTCCTGTCGCCGTTGATCGAACGGATTCCGATGGCAGCCTTGGTCGGCGTGATGTTTGTCGTCGCGCAACAGACCTTCGCCTGGGGCTCGCTGCGCGTCCTGCGCAAAGTACCCCGCAACGATGCGCTGGTCATCATCGCCGTCACCGTCATCACCGTGTTTACCGACCTCGCCATCGCGGTGGTCTGCGGCATCCTGATCGCCGCGCTGAACTTTGTCTGGCAGCATGCGCACGACATTCGCGTCGATGTCGTCGACGACGTACACGATAAGACCGCCCACGACGACAAAACGCCGCACAGCGCCGATCGCAAAGTCTATCGGCCTCACGGCACGCTGTTTTTCGCGTCGACGACGCAGTTCCTGTCGCTGTTCGACAGCGCGAACGATCCGGCGCGTGTCATCGTCGACTGCCGTGACCTGCGCGTGACCGATCATTCGGCGATCGCGGCATTGGAAAGCTTGATCGGGCGCTATGCCCAGGCCGGTAAGGAGCTGACCCTGCAGAACTTGACGCCTCGCTGTGAGCACCTGCTCGCCCGCGCCGGCGTGGCCGTGCCGCAGCCAGCTCACTGA
- a CDS encoding urease accessory protein UreF: MTTSTDVASTGAPTSSDAAVTQPGGSETANHELISLLHLASPALPIGGFSYSQGLESAVDCGWIHDGESAGTWIRNGLSTVLARCELPFLAQQWQRWDALLQPSAHTDTAPTTALREADAWFLASRESAELRQETEQMGWSLSQLCVSLEWGEPAARAVLASMKPLALPTAFAFAARAHGAGARASCAAYAFNWVENQVAAALKAVPLGQLAGQRVLWGLRGDIARAAEDAMQTPPHAMSTFSPLLAILSARHESQYSRLFRS, from the coding sequence ATGACCACAAGCACTGACGTCGCGTCGACAGGCGCGCCGACGTCGTCGGACGCCGCCGTCACGCAACCGGGCGGCTCGGAGACAGCGAATCACGAGCTGATTTCCCTGCTGCATCTGGCATCGCCGGCGTTGCCTATCGGCGGCTTCAGCTATTCGCAAGGACTCGAATCCGCGGTGGATTGCGGCTGGATCCACGATGGCGAATCGGCCGGCACCTGGATACGCAATGGCTTGTCGACGGTGCTGGCGCGCTGCGAACTCCCCTTCCTCGCCCAGCAATGGCAACGGTGGGACGCACTGCTCCAGCCGTCAGCGCACACCGATACCGCGCCGACGACCGCACTGCGAGAAGCCGATGCGTGGTTCCTGGCCAGCCGTGAATCGGCTGAATTGCGTCAGGAGACCGAGCAGATGGGCTGGTCGCTCTCCCAGCTTTGCGTCTCGCTCGAATGGGGCGAGCCGGCGGCGCGTGCCGTGCTGGCATCGATGAAACCGCTGGCCTTACCGACGGCCTTTGCCTTTGCCGCCCGCGCGCATGGCGCCGGCGCGCGCGCAAGCTGTGCCGCCTACGCCTTCAATTGGGTGGAAAATCAGGTCGCGGCCGCGTTGAAAGCGGTGCCACTAGGCCAGCTTGCCGGGCAACGCGTGCTCTGGGGTCTGCGCGGCGACATCGCCCGCGCCGCGGAAGACGCTATGCAAACGCCACCGCACGCGATGTCCACCTTCTCGCCGCTGCTCGCGATCCTGTCGGCGCGGCATGAATCTCAATATTCACGATTGTTTCGCTCCTGA
- a CDS encoding LysR family transcriptional regulator: MDTRYLRSLLAVVDTGSIAEAARAEGLTAAAVGQRIQALERQLGVSLLSRARHTARPTEACLNLVPRARHIVREAARLAADIDPGVVRGTLRVGAISTALTGLMPATLRRLTADAPGIKPVIVPGTSRELYEAVADGSLDAALLATPPFGLPRTLTARTLRQEPLMLVTPLQGPYRLDGERGTQQSGADNQEEFRTPTRGGPTRHDAIASILQSLPYIRYDPQAWGSRHAARWLEDAGIAPPIVCDLDALETIVMLVSDGVGFSLLPGWHGIERLAHGCRLTSLTTIAQTGALPAIDRPENRIDARHRRDVDDDAHRYARPIILLQAAQPDRPGMLAALARALGIDGPANLIAPAAPRDDRSGS, from the coding sequence TTGGATACGCGCTATCTGCGGAGCCTGCTCGCGGTGGTCGATACCGGATCCATCGCCGAAGCCGCGCGCGCCGAAGGATTGACGGCCGCAGCGGTCGGCCAGCGCATCCAGGCGCTGGAACGCCAGCTCGGCGTGTCGCTGCTGTCCCGCGCCCGACATACCGCCCGTCCGACCGAAGCGTGCTTGAATCTCGTGCCCAGAGCACGACACATTGTCCGGGAAGCCGCGCGGCTGGCGGCGGACATTGATCCGGGCGTGGTACGTGGAACCTTACGCGTCGGCGCGATTTCCACCGCGCTGACCGGCCTGATGCCAGCGACACTGCGTCGGCTCACCGCCGATGCACCCGGCATCAAACCGGTCATCGTGCCCGGCACGTCGCGAGAACTCTACGAAGCGGTGGCCGATGGCTCGCTCGATGCCGCCCTGCTGGCCACGCCGCCGTTCGGCTTGCCGCGAACGCTTACGGCACGAACGCTGCGGCAGGAGCCTTTGATGCTCGTCACGCCGCTGCAGGGTCCGTATCGCCTGGATGGCGAGCGCGGCACGCAGCAATCGGGCGCCGACAATCAGGAGGAGTTTAGGACGCCCACGCGCGGCGGACCGACGCGACACGATGCGATTGCGTCGATCCTGCAATCCCTGCCGTATATCCGATATGACCCGCAGGCCTGGGGCAGTCGCCACGCGGCGCGCTGGCTCGAGGACGCGGGCATCGCGCCGCCGATCGTATGCGACCTCGACGCGTTGGAAACGATCGTGATGTTGGTGTCGGATGGCGTGGGGTTCAGCCTGCTGCCGGGATGGCACGGGATCGAGAGACTCGCGCACGGCTGTCGTCTGACGTCGCTCACGACAATCGCGCAAACCGGGGCGCTTCCCGCCATCGACCGCCCTGAAAATCGGATCGACGCGCGGCACCGCCGCGATGTGGACGATGACGCGCACCGCTACGCCCGCCCGATCATCCTGTTGCAGGCGGCGCAGCCGGACCGGCCCGGGATGCTCGCGGCCTTGGCGCGGGCATTGGGTATCGACGGCCCTGCCAACCTTATCGCGCCTGCCGCACCACGAGATGATCGATCAGGCTCGTGA
- a CDS encoding creatininase family protein has protein sequence MRIEDMTWPEIRDAVRAGRSTILIPIGGTEQSGPYIAVGKHDVRAGVISTRIARTLGNALVAPVIAYVPEGSYAPPSSHMRFPGTITVPDDVFEKTLVAAANSFKVHGFTRIVFLGDHGGYQADVRKVVAQLNREWAGGTARALVPETYYRTSSDGFNAILRAKGFRDDEIGTHAGLADASLQLAVAPSMVRTEAMQGAPKPGVADGVYGGDPRKATAALGQLGIDAIVSNTVAAIRQAQ, from the coding sequence GTGCGCATCGAAGACATGACCTGGCCGGAAATCCGAGATGCCGTGCGTGCGGGGCGATCGACGATACTGATCCCGATCGGTGGCACCGAACAAAGTGGACCGTATATCGCCGTAGGCAAGCACGATGTGCGCGCCGGCGTCATTTCGACGCGCATCGCGCGGACGCTCGGCAATGCGCTGGTCGCGCCGGTCATCGCCTATGTGCCGGAAGGCAGCTATGCGCCGCCGTCTTCGCATATGCGCTTCCCCGGCACGATCACCGTGCCGGACGATGTGTTCGAAAAAACGCTGGTCGCCGCGGCGAACAGCTTCAAGGTGCATGGTTTCACGCGCATCGTTTTCCTTGGGGATCACGGCGGATATCAGGCGGATGTCCGAAAGGTGGTCGCGCAATTGAACCGTGAGTGGGCTGGCGGAACGGCGCGTGCCTTGGTGCCGGAAACGTATTATCGGACCAGCTCCGACGGCTTTAATGCGATTCTGCGGGCAAAGGGTTTCCGCGATGACGAGATCGGGACGCATGCCGGTCTGGCGGATGCGTCCCTGCAACTGGCCGTTGCGCCGTCGATGGTTCGGACCGAGGCCATGCAGGGCGCACCGAAGCCCGGCGTGGCGGATGGGGTATATGGTGGGGACCCACGCAAAGCCACCGCCGCATTGGGCCAGCTCGGCATCGATGCCATCGTGTCGAATACGGTTGCCGCCATCCGGCAGGCACAATGA